The proteins below are encoded in one region of Methylophilales bacterium:
- a CDS encoding DUF779 domain-containing protein, translated as MITRISTTDSADKLIDELTAEHGELMFHQSGGCCDGSAPMCYTKGEFYLGNADVEIGIVRNTPFYMSAEQFEYWEHTHITLDAIKGTGGQFSLERPTGLRFIIRSRIYTDEEWDYLKDHPVKHCG; from the coding sequence ATGATAACCAGAATATCGACAACAGATTCAGCGGATAAACTCATTGATGAGCTTACAGCAGAGCATGGTGAGCTTATGTTTCATCAGTCAGGTGGTTGCTGTGATGGAAGCGCCCCTATGTGCTATACCAAAGGAGAATTCTATTTAGGTAATGCTGATGTTGAAATTGGTATAGTAAGAAATACACCCTTTTATATGAGTGCTGAACAATTTGAATATTGGGAGCACACGCATATTACCCTTGATGCTATCAAAGGAACTGGGGGGCAATTTTCCTTGGAAAGACCGACAGGTTTGCGCTTCATTATTCGATCAAGAATTTATACAGATGAAGAATGGGATTATCTTAAAGATCACCCTGTAAAGCATTGTGGCTAA